From the genome of Clostridia bacterium, one region includes:
- the nagZ gene encoding beta-N-acetylhexosaminidase, with translation MPKDIPSQIGQLLTFGFDGTEVSAKLRATLATMQPGGVILFSRNIESPAQTHALLRECQKSVATPMLLCVDMEGGTVDRLKDVIAPAPSVADVFATGDKRLFRKHGQLIGKEVHLLGFNVDFAPVVDLGFEASKTVMTSRTASPNATDTVAYARGFLKGLKDEHVLGCGKHFPGLGEANLDTHHKLPSIEKSWKKLWDEDLVPYRTMRRELPFVMVAHGAYPAVTKDSTPASISKKWIAEILRKKIGYKGLVISDDLEMGGVLAAASIENAAVETIRAGADIFLVCRNDEHVWRTYNAVLREAERDKRFARLVETAAKRVLTFKKKSAELKHRPVSVPTQAMVDKLRRLNWEFTERVRLASMTAMAGSV, from the coding sequence ATGCCCAAAGATATTCCCTCCCAAATCGGACAACTGCTTACTTTTGGCTTTGATGGTACAGAGGTGTCCGCGAAGCTACGGGCGACGCTGGCAACAATGCAGCCGGGTGGGGTCATCCTGTTCTCGCGCAACATCGAGTCGCCGGCGCAGACGCACGCTCTTTTGCGTGAGTGCCAGAAGTCGGTCGCGACGCCCATGCTCCTGTGCGTGGACATGGAAGGCGGCACCGTAGACCGCCTGAAAGACGTGATCGCACCCGCGCCGTCCGTCGCCGACGTGTTCGCCACGGGCGACAAGAGGCTGTTTCGCAAGCATGGGCAACTGATTGGTAAGGAAGTGCACCTGCTCGGCTTCAACGTGGACTTTGCTCCCGTGGTGGACCTCGGCTTTGAGGCGTCGAAGACGGTGATGACGTCACGCACGGCTTCCCCGAACGCAACCGATACGGTGGCGTATGCGCGCGGGTTCCTGAAGGGATTGAAGGACGAGCACGTGCTGGGCTGCGGCAAGCACTTCCCCGGGCTCGGGGAGGCCAACCTGGACACGCACCACAAGCTGCCCTCGATCGAGAAGTCGTGGAAGAAGCTGTGGGACGAGGACCTTGTGCCGTACAGGACGATGCGGCGAGAGTTGCCGTTCGTGATGGTTGCCCATGGGGCGTATCCGGCGGTAACGAAGGATTCAACTCCAGCTTCTATCTCGAAGAAGTGGATCGCCGAGATTCTGCGCAAGAAGATCGGCTACAAAGGGCTGGTTATCTCGGACGATCTGGAGATGGGCGGCGTGCTGGCGGCGGCCTCGATCGAAAACGCCGCGGTGGAGACGATACGCGCCGGCGCCGATATCTTCCTGGTATGCCGCAACGATGAGCATGTTTGGCGCACATACAATGCGGTTCTCCGCGAGGCCGAGCGCGACAAGCGGTTCGCCAGGCTGGTGGAGACGGCGGCCAAACGCGTGCTTACATTCAAAAAGAAATCAGCAGAACTGAAGCACAGGCCAGTGTCGGTACCGACGCAGGCAATGGTGGACAAGTTGCGCAGGCTGAACTGGGAGTTCACTGAGCGGGTGCGGTTGGCTTCTATGACCGCGATGGCGGGGTCTGTTTAG